One stretch of Candidatus Binatus sp. DNA includes these proteins:
- a CDS encoding MaoC family dehydratase N-terminal domain-containing protein codes for MPGTQQRFSLIGEKSLVDLRKLIGVPIEDSLEPWCYEASRDNVRHWAHGIGDDNPLWSDPQYAADTSYGRILAPPSFIFALNRSFSGYVGGMAGVHAMFAGIDVTWHQPMMLGDQFTTKVWLKDLVEHQTRFAGRSIQQIYRCEFYNQKSELVAAGDSWCFRTERDTARERGTKYEEVKKKAPVRYEREDLAKIFSYYESEEIRGSIPRFIEDVKVGDKLQTIVKGPMTVTGFIAFAQGWGGLYIRANKLAWKQLKKHPGLGIPNKFGIPDVPERVHWEDDLATLVGTPAAYDYGPERCSWMSHHLTNWMGDSGFLRHLEVKIRRHNPVGDTLYISGEVVRTFDDGGEHYAEISQKAINQDGELSVLANGIVKLPSRG; via the coding sequence ATGCCTGGTACGCAGCAACGCTTCTCGCTAATCGGAGAGAAGAGCCTTGTCGATCTGCGGAAGCTGATCGGCGTCCCGATCGAGGACTCGCTCGAGCCGTGGTGCTATGAAGCGAGCCGCGACAATGTTCGGCATTGGGCGCACGGTATCGGCGACGACAATCCTTTGTGGAGTGATCCGCAGTACGCCGCCGATACTTCCTATGGCCGTATATTGGCGCCGCCGTCGTTCATCTTTGCCTTGAACCGATCATTCAGCGGCTACGTCGGAGGAATGGCCGGCGTGCACGCGATGTTTGCCGGCATCGACGTTACGTGGCACCAGCCCATGATGCTGGGAGATCAGTTCACCACGAAGGTGTGGCTCAAGGACCTCGTAGAGCATCAGACCCGTTTCGCTGGACGGTCGATCCAGCAGATCTATCGCTGTGAATTTTACAATCAGAAGAGCGAGCTAGTCGCGGCAGGCGATAGCTGGTGCTTTCGAACGGAGCGCGACACGGCGCGAGAACGTGGCACCAAGTACGAAGAGGTAAAGAAGAAGGCTCCAGTGCGTTACGAGCGCGAGGATCTCGCAAAGATTTTTTCCTACTACGAGTCAGAGGAGATTCGGGGATCGATTCCGCGCTTCATCGAAGATGTGAAGGTCGGCGATAAGTTGCAGACCATCGTCAAAGGACCTATGACCGTCACCGGCTTCATTGCTTTCGCGCAAGGCTGGGGTGGATTGTACATTCGAGCGAATAAGCTGGCTTGGAAGCAATTGAAGAAGCATCCGGGGCTAGGCATTCCAAACAAATTCGGAATACCAGACGTGCCCGAGCGCGTCCATTGGGAGGACGATCTCGCGACGCTGGTCGGTACTCCGGCTGCCTATGACTACGGTCCTGAAAGATGCTCGTGGATGTCGCACCATCTTACCAACTGGATGGGCGACAGCGGGTTTCTGCGTCATCTTGAAGTAAAGATACGGCGGCACAATCCGGTTGGCGATACGCTCTACATCAGCGGCGAAGTGGTTCGCACTTTTGACGACGGAGGCGAGCACTACGCCGAGATCAGTCAGAAGGCAATCAATCAGGATGGCGAACTGTCAGTGCTCGCGAACGGTATTGTGAAGCTACCGTCGCGCGGTTAG
- a CDS encoding GFA family protein, with translation MPKFDEIKGSCFCGANQFAIAQPAVDTHHCHCSVCRRLQGAAFVTLSIFPKAGFRWTKGGDLQSFSSSDKVHRNRCKNCGSPLTINLDAMPDLIAVSRASIEPTADTGHPAETLRHAFWPDRVPWLELNDNVRKTQGFDQ, from the coding sequence ATGCCTAAATTTGATGAAATCAAAGGTTCATGCTTCTGCGGCGCAAACCAGTTCGCCATCGCCCAACCGGCGGTCGATACCCATCATTGCCATTGCTCGGTGTGCCGGCGGCTCCAGGGCGCTGCCTTCGTGACCCTGTCGATCTTTCCAAAAGCCGGGTTTCGTTGGACCAAGGGCGGCGATCTTCAGAGCTTCAGCAGCTCGGACAAGGTACATCGCAATCGATGCAAGAATTGCGGCTCGCCGCTCACGATCAATCTCGATGCAATGCCGGACCTGATCGCGGTCAGCCGCGCCTCTATCGAGCCGACCGCGGACACCGGTCATCCGGCAGAAACCCTGCGCCATGCCTTCTGGCCAGATCGGGTGCCATGGCTGGAGCTAAACGACAACGTGCGCAAGACGCAGGGCTTCGACCAGTGA
- a CDS encoding BrnA antitoxin family protein: MRKKLPRLRSDKEAEEFVEKADLTEFDLSEMRPIRFEFQPKSERVNMRLPRQLLDAVRASAAKAGVPYQRFIRQALELAVRRRETR, encoded by the coding sequence ATGAGAAAGAAACTGCCACGCTTGCGGAGCGATAAAGAAGCCGAGGAGTTCGTCGAAAAGGCCGACTTGACCGAATTCGACTTGTCGGAGATGCGACCGATCCGCTTTGAGTTTCAACCCAAGAGCGAGCGAGTCAACATGCGCCTGCCCCGGCAACTGCTCGATGCAGTGCGGGCCTCTGCGGCTAAGGCGGGAGTCCCCTACCAGCGCTTTATCCGCCAAGCCCTTGAGCTTGCGGTCAGACGTCGCGAGACGCGCTGA
- a CDS encoding amidohydrolase family protein, producing MAEYDIQIKGGTVVDGTRVPRFRGDVWIKDGKIAQIGGRASGTAKNVIDADGLIVAPGFVDLHTHYDAQIRWDPWCTISGYHGVTSVVLGNCGFGFAPVKPDFRDRSMLTMTRTEAIPYESMKIGMQWDWETIPQYLDSLDRAPKGVNCIQYMPTASLMTYVMGLDAAKTRVATEAERAEMRRLLNEGMDAGLCGFSIQRLGKHSAQADFDGSPMVTDTMCDEDILNLARVLRERDEGFIEITQATGHIKDDLAFVEKLAAEANRPILFQAITASTRNPDIHRKSLNWLHNARAKGLPIFGQGGTVRSGFAFTLEHWNLYDMSSAWRDMTTGTKEEKIAKMNDPAMRNAVKSDRAMHAIDTNAAGIGGRPAKLIVSWVENKPELEKYVGKSLGQIASEEGKHLADVMIDLSLATDLKAEFLQPEPEFNAEFNAEIINNSMYTFPGVSDGGAHTKFFTGGSFTTDFLRWMVRDEKRVTLEEAHYRLSALPAHAAGFKDRGILREGAWADVVVYDLKNLGVEPEWIGEVTHDLPGGEWRRVQRAKGYRSIIVNGVETFAYDKCTEATPGKLLRHGHA from the coding sequence ATGGCCGAATACGACATTCAAATCAAAGGCGGAACCGTCGTCGACGGTACGCGCGTCCCGCGTTTTCGCGGCGACGTCTGGATCAAGGATGGCAAGATTGCGCAGATCGGCGGGCGTGCGTCGGGTACCGCGAAAAACGTCATCGACGCCGACGGATTGATCGTCGCGCCGGGATTCGTCGATCTGCACACGCATTACGACGCGCAGATCAGGTGGGATCCCTGGTGCACGATTTCCGGCTATCACGGCGTGACCTCGGTCGTGCTCGGCAATTGCGGCTTCGGCTTTGCCCCTGTGAAGCCGGACTTTCGCGATCGCTCGATGCTCACCATGACGCGCACCGAAGCGATTCCCTACGAATCGATGAAAATCGGGATGCAGTGGGATTGGGAAACCATTCCGCAGTACCTTGATTCGCTCGACCGCGCGCCCAAGGGCGTGAATTGCATCCAGTACATGCCGACCGCCTCGCTGATGACCTACGTGATGGGTCTCGACGCGGCGAAGACTCGGGTCGCAACCGAAGCGGAGCGCGCCGAGATGCGCCGCCTGCTGAACGAAGGCATGGACGCGGGACTTTGCGGCTTTTCGATTCAGCGGCTCGGCAAGCATTCGGCGCAGGCGGATTTCGACGGCTCGCCGATGGTCACCGACACGATGTGCGATGAAGACATCCTGAATCTCGCGCGCGTGCTCCGCGAGCGTGACGAAGGCTTCATCGAAATCACGCAGGCGACCGGCCATATAAAGGATGACCTCGCGTTCGTCGAGAAACTCGCGGCCGAGGCGAATCGCCCGATTCTGTTCCAGGCGATCACCGCGAGCACGCGCAATCCCGATATCCATCGGAAGAGCCTGAACTGGCTGCATAACGCGCGCGCCAAGGGACTGCCGATCTTTGGCCAGGGCGGCACCGTGCGCAGCGGCTTTGCGTTCACGCTCGAGCATTGGAACCTGTACGACATGTCGAGCGCGTGGCGCGACATGACGACCGGCACCAAGGAAGAAAAAATCGCGAAGATGAACGACCCGGCAATGCGCAACGCGGTCAAGAGCGACCGCGCGATGCATGCGATCGACACCAACGCGGCGGGAATCGGCGGGCGGCCGGCGAAACTGATCGTGTCATGGGTCGAGAACAAGCCGGAGCTCGAAAAGTACGTCGGCAAGTCGCTCGGGCAGATTGCGTCGGAAGAAGGCAAGCATCTGGCGGACGTGATGATCGATCTGTCGCTCGCGACCGATCTCAAGGCCGAGTTCCTGCAGCCTGAACCGGAATTCAACGCCGAGTTCAACGCCGAGATCATCAACAACTCGATGTACACCTTCCCGGGCGTTTCGGACGGCGGCGCGCATACGAAGTTTTTCACCGGCGGCTCGTTCACGACTGACTTCCTGCGCTGGATGGTGCGCGACGAGAAGCGAGTAACGCTCGAAGAGGCGCACTACCGGCTGTCGGCGCTGCCGGCCCATGCGGCGGGATTCAAAGATCGGGGCATCCTGCGCGAAGGCGCGTGGGCCGACGTCGTCGTGTACGACCTGAAGAACCTGGGCGTCGAGCCCGAATGGATAGGCGAAGTGACGCATGATCTGCCGGGCGGCGAATGGCGCCGCGTGCAGCGCGCGAAGGGCTATCGCTCGATCATCGTAAACGGCGTCGAGACGTTCGCCTACGACAAGTGCACGGAGGCGACGCCGGGCAAGCTGCTGCGCCACGGCCACGCCTGA
- a CDS encoding LLM class flavin-dependent oxidoreductase, translated as MKLGLLYEIQIPKPWTPGIEARAYGEVLDQVVLADKLGWGYVWAVEHHLLPQWSHCPAPEVLFGAITQLTSQIRIGHGIALLPRNFNHAIRVAERAAVLDILSGGRVELGTGRAVTLQELDGFEVNPDDTQAMWAEAIEILVRAWRDEPVEYSGKFYNIPPSYVVPKPVQKPHPPLWLAGTNPDTFTLAGRKGLGMLGFVTGTPEQLAPRIAAYKEAVKNAEPVGAFVNDQSAVLIQTYCAESHDQAVRDVTQPLEIVAQLAAELFLPWAEKGRERKAETYKYLAEQQQAAIRAGANTSDVEQRTRDGVIAVGTPDELVKLFRTYRDMGVDQMLTWVQFGGLEHRKIMQSMELIGKYVIPELNR; from the coding sequence ATGAAGCTCGGACTGTTGTACGAAATCCAAATTCCGAAACCGTGGACGCCGGGGATCGAAGCGCGGGCCTACGGCGAAGTGCTCGATCAGGTTGTGCTCGCCGACAAGCTCGGATGGGGCTACGTGTGGGCCGTCGAGCATCATCTGCTGCCGCAATGGTCGCATTGCCCGGCGCCCGAGGTGCTATTCGGCGCGATCACGCAACTCACTTCGCAGATTCGGATCGGGCACGGAATCGCGTTGCTGCCGCGCAACTTCAATCACGCTATAAGAGTGGCGGAGCGAGCGGCCGTGCTCGACATCCTAAGCGGCGGGCGAGTCGAGCTCGGCACCGGCCGCGCGGTCACGCTGCAGGAACTCGACGGCTTCGAAGTCAATCCCGACGACACGCAAGCGATGTGGGCCGAGGCGATCGAGATCCTGGTGCGAGCGTGGCGCGATGAGCCGGTCGAGTACTCAGGCAAGTTCTACAACATCCCGCCGAGTTATGTAGTGCCGAAGCCGGTGCAGAAGCCGCATCCGCCGCTATGGCTCGCGGGCACCAATCCCGACACCTTCACGCTAGCGGGCCGCAAGGGTCTCGGGATGCTGGGCTTCGTAACCGGCACTCCAGAGCAGCTAGCGCCGCGGATCGCCGCTTATAAGGAAGCAGTAAAGAATGCCGAGCCGGTCGGCGCATTCGTCAACGATCAGTCCGCAGTTCTTATCCAGACTTACTGCGCCGAGAGTCACGATCAGGCAGTTCGCGACGTAACACAGCCACTCGAAATCGTCGCGCAGTTGGCCGCCGAGCTATTCCTGCCGTGGGCCGAGAAAGGCCGCGAGCGAAAAGCTGAGACCTATAAGTACCTGGCCGAGCAGCAACAGGCAGCTATTCGCGCGGGCGCTAACACGTCCGACGTCGAGCAAAGGACTCGCGATGGAGTTATAGCTGTCGGCACGCCCGACGAACTGGTGAAGCTATTTCGCACGTATCGCGACATGGGCGTCGATCAGATGCTGACGTGGGTGCAATTCGGCGGGCTGGAGCATCGCAAGATCATGCAGAGCATGGAGCTGATCGGAAAGTACGTGATTCCGGAACTGAATCGCTGA
- a CDS encoding BrnT family toxin, translated as MHVEGFDWDEGNRIKCEEHGVSTVTIESLFAGEIAVLPDPLHSKFEERFKAIGKTDKGREIFVVFTLRRRRGRTLIRPISARYMRSKEMEHYEKETATLAER; from the coding sequence ATGCACGTAGAAGGATTCGATTGGGATGAGGGTAATCGGATCAAATGCGAGGAGCATGGCGTTTCGACGGTGACGATCGAGTCTCTTTTTGCGGGGGAGATCGCAGTTCTACCTGACCCGCTGCATTCGAAATTCGAGGAACGGTTCAAAGCTATCGGCAAAACGGACAAAGGGCGTGAAATTTTTGTTGTGTTCACCTTGCGACGGCGTCGGGGCAGGACACTAATTCGGCCGATCAGCGCGCGATACATGCGCAGTAAGGAAATGGAGCACTATGAGAAAGAAACTGCCACGCTTGCGGAGCGATAA
- a CDS encoding LLM class flavin-dependent oxidoreductase has translation MKIGGFYEHQLPRPWTRDSEHRLFKDALDHIELADRLGYDYVWATEHHFLEEYAHSSAPEIFLAAVSQRTKNIRIGHGIVQMAPLINHPARVAERIATLDLVSDGRLDFGTGEGAAEVELDGFRIPQSEKRAMWLEGLTCVTRMMVEEPFAGFEGKYLTAPVRNIVPKPLQRPHPPLWLACSRRETILLAAKLGLGALTFAFVSPEESRQWVRDYYQTIENECDPIGYDVNPAIAITCPFLCDRDGGRVREMSAEHHGFFMYGLGHYAFFGNHEPGKTNLWNDYKNQPAKVTVDDPLANAGRSQSCVGTPDDVRASLLSFEESGVDQVIFLSQAGNIPSEMLASSIELFGKTVLPEVKERDQKRASERAALRDRIVNKAMARKRAPQIPKWGKTVVRAAGHH, from the coding sequence ATGAAGATTGGCGGATTTTACGAGCATCAACTGCCACGTCCCTGGACCCGCGATTCGGAGCATCGACTGTTCAAAGACGCGCTCGATCATATCGAACTCGCCGACCGGCTCGGCTACGACTACGTGTGGGCCACCGAGCATCATTTTCTCGAAGAGTATGCGCATTCGTCGGCGCCCGAAATTTTTCTCGCGGCGGTGAGCCAGCGCACCAAAAATATCCGCATCGGCCACGGCATCGTGCAGATGGCGCCGCTGATCAATCATCCGGCGCGCGTCGCCGAACGGATCGCCACGCTCGATCTCGTCAGCGACGGGCGGCTCGATTTCGGCACGGGCGAGGGCGCCGCGGAAGTCGAGCTGGACGGATTCCGCATCCCGCAGAGCGAGAAACGCGCGATGTGGCTCGAGGGCCTCACCTGCGTCACGCGCATGATGGTCGAGGAGCCGTTCGCGGGCTTCGAGGGAAAATATCTGACCGCGCCGGTCCGCAACATCGTGCCGAAGCCGCTGCAACGGCCTCATCCGCCGCTCTGGCTCGCGTGCTCGCGCCGCGAAACGATCCTGCTCGCGGCGAAGCTCGGATTGGGCGCGCTGACGTTCGCATTCGTTTCGCCCGAGGAGTCGCGCCAATGGGTTCGCGACTACTACCAGACCATCGAAAACGAATGCGATCCGATCGGCTACGACGTAAATCCTGCGATCGCGATCACGTGCCCGTTCCTCTGCGATCGCGACGGCGGACGCGTGCGCGAAATGTCCGCCGAGCACCACGGCTTCTTCATGTACGGGCTCGGGCATTACGCGTTTTTCGGCAATCACGAGCCGGGCAAAACCAACCTCTGGAACGACTACAAAAATCAGCCGGCGAAAGTGACGGTGGACGATCCGCTGGCGAACGCGGGACGCTCGCAGAGCTGCGTCGGCACGCCTGACGACGTGCGCGCGTCGCTCTTAAGTTTCGAAGAGTCCGGCGTTGACCAGGTGATCTTTCTCTCGCAGGCCGGCAACATCCCGAGCGAGATGCTTGCATCGTCGATCGAACTTTTCGGCAAAACAGTGCTGCCCGAAGTTAAGGAGCGCGATCAGAAGCGCGCCAGTGAAAGGGCCGCGCTCCGCGATCGCATCGTCAACAAGGCGATGGCTCGTAAGCGCGCGCCGCAAATTCCGAAGTGGGGTAAGACCGTGGTCCGCGCCGCCGGCCATCATTAA
- a CDS encoding acetyl-CoA C-acetyltransferase codes for MSEAWVIDHVRTPRGKGKKETGALYNIHPQELFAQTLNALIRRDGLDPRDVEDVVVGTVSEIEDQGGCIARMAVLAAGWPSEATGVSLNRFCGSGLQAVNFAAMGVMSGQQDLVVGGGVESMSRVPLGSDKSGLDGHNRHLRELHALVPQGVSADLIATLEGFSRADCDRFALESQRRCNHAVKNGYFKKSMEPVKDLDGKIVLAEDEYPRPETTLEGLGKLEPSFLGMGAYRMKDGPLTFDEKAKNRYPQIEFVNHVHTAGNSSGIVDGASVVLLAAPDYAKSRGWKPRARIIATATYGDDPVIMLTAPVPASKRCLKKAGMTVNDIDLFEINEAFAAVPLKVMKDLGIPHDKVNVNGGAIALGHPLGATGAMLLGTALDELERINKTTALITMCIGGGMGISTIIERI; via the coding sequence ATGTCGGAAGCATGGGTAATCGACCACGTTCGCACGCCGCGCGGCAAAGGCAAGAAAGAAACCGGCGCGCTCTACAACATCCATCCGCAGGAACTGTTCGCACAAACGCTCAACGCCTTGATCAGGCGCGACGGCCTCGACCCGCGCGACGTCGAGGACGTCGTGGTCGGCACCGTCAGCGAGATCGAGGACCAGGGCGGTTGTATCGCGCGGATGGCGGTGCTGGCCGCGGGATGGCCGTCCGAGGCGACCGGCGTCTCGCTCAATCGCTTCTGCGGCTCGGGATTGCAGGCGGTGAACTTCGCCGCGATGGGCGTGATGTCGGGCCAGCAGGATCTCGTCGTCGGCGGCGGCGTCGAGAGCATGTCGCGGGTGCCGCTCGGCTCGGACAAATCCGGCCTCGACGGCCACAATCGCCATCTGCGCGAGCTTCACGCGCTGGTGCCGCAGGGAGTTTCCGCCGATCTGATCGCGACGCTCGAAGGATTCTCGCGCGCGGATTGCGATCGATTTGCGCTTGAATCGCAGCGCCGATGCAATCACGCGGTCAAAAACGGCTACTTCAAAAAGAGCATGGAGCCAGTCAAGGACCTCGACGGCAAGATCGTGCTCGCCGAGGACGAATACCCGCGTCCCGAGACCACGCTCGAAGGCCTCGGCAAGCTCGAGCCGTCGTTCCTCGGGATGGGCGCCTATAGAATGAAGGACGGACCGCTGACCTTCGATGAGAAGGCCAAGAATCGCTACCCGCAAATCGAGTTCGTGAATCACGTGCATACTGCGGGCAACTCGAGCGGTATCGTCGATGGCGCGAGCGTGGTGCTGCTGGCGGCGCCCGACTACGCGAAGAGCCGCGGATGGAAGCCGCGCGCGCGGATCATCGCGACTGCCACCTACGGCGACGATCCCGTTATCATGCTCACCGCGCCGGTGCCCGCGAGCAAGCGATGCCTCAAGAAGGCCGGCATGACGGTGAATGATATCGACCTGTTCGAAATCAACGAGGCGTTCGCCGCGGTGCCGCTCAAAGTGATGAAGGACCTCGGCATCCCGCACGACAAGGTGAACGTCAATGGCGGCGCGATCGCGTTGGGGCATCCGCTGGGTGCGACTGGTGCGATGCTGCTCGGGACGGCGCTCGACGAACTCGAGCGAATCAACAAGACCACCGCGCTGATCACGATGTGTATCGGCGGCGGCATGGGAATCTCGACGATCATCGAGCGCATCTAG
- a CDS encoding phytanoyl-CoA dioxygenase family protein: MRNDIDRIVAEVEQNGIAVVANFIPADLLRRIHGEVDRLNRLERQHGVAFLESEGANQRVFNLVNKGEVFEEIVQHPDVMAVMGKLLGGDFILSGFSSNTTGPGGEEMMLHSDSGYVPPPHPEYLLSANAVWMIDDFTEENGGTRYVPGSHKLRTNPDPRENYETVPLIGKAGSIAILHGYTWHKTGNNVSRDSRRRALFAYYVRPFLRVQENHIVSVREEVWHRATPTLRHLLGGDLWVNSIGFFDGPPKAYREAAFPRRSGLGTPPKQESQGK; the protein is encoded by the coding sequence ATGCGAAACGATATCGATCGGATTGTTGCGGAAGTCGAACAGAACGGCATAGCCGTCGTGGCAAATTTCATCCCGGCGGATCTATTGCGGCGTATCCACGGTGAAGTGGATCGCCTGAACCGGCTCGAGCGGCAGCACGGCGTCGCGTTCCTCGAATCGGAAGGCGCCAACCAGCGCGTGTTCAACCTCGTCAATAAGGGCGAAGTCTTCGAGGAGATCGTACAGCATCCAGACGTGATGGCGGTGATGGGGAAACTGCTCGGCGGCGATTTCATCCTGTCGGGATTTTCGTCGAACACGACCGGGCCGGGCGGCGAGGAGATGATGCTGCATTCCGATTCGGGCTACGTGCCGCCGCCGCATCCCGAGTACCTGCTGTCGGCCAACGCAGTCTGGATGATCGACGATTTCACCGAAGAGAACGGCGGCACCCGGTACGTGCCCGGATCGCACAAGCTGCGGACGAATCCAGATCCGCGCGAGAATTACGAAACGGTGCCGCTGATCGGCAAAGCCGGCTCGATCGCGATCCTGCACGGATACACGTGGCATAAGACCGGGAACAATGTGTCGCGCGATAGCAGGCGGCGCGCGCTGTTCGCCTACTATGTGCGGCCGTTCCTGCGCGTGCAGGAGAATCATATCGTCTCGGTGCGCGAGGAGGTTTGGCATCGCGCGACGCCAACGCTGCGGCATCTGCTCGGCGGCGATCTGTGGGTGAACTCGATCGGTTTCTTCGATGGACCGCCGAAGGCGTACCGCGAAGCTGCGTTCCCGCGGCGATCGGGTCTAGGCACTCCGCCGAAACAGGAATCGCAAGGCAAGTAG
- a CDS encoding alpha/beta fold hydrolase: protein MNTANVNGIKLEFESQGRGEAVVLIHGSIVSDAYLPMMPERALAEYQLIRYRRRGFDGSSHTPPPVRIQDQARDCLGLIRHLGLARAHVVGHSYGGVTATQLFFEDASVVHTLSLLEPALIWMVPQGPEMQAGLASAMQLYHAGDKAGAIDNFMAGVGGADYRAKMDFALPGAYQRAVADADTFFQIELPALMEYAQTMSAENLRMIKIPVLAMVGRHTAPIFTQIHDKVLATIVQSEPIDIPGAGHMLQMENPTAVAEGLAEFFGNHPMT, encoded by the coding sequence ATGAATACTGCGAACGTCAACGGCATCAAGCTCGAATTCGAATCGCAGGGGCGCGGCGAAGCCGTCGTATTGATCCACGGCAGCATCGTCTCGGACGCCTATCTGCCGATGATGCCCGAACGGGCGCTCGCCGAGTATCAGCTCATCCGCTATCGCCGCCGCGGCTTCGACGGCAGTTCGCATACGCCGCCGCCGGTGCGCATCCAGGATCAGGCGCGCGATTGCCTTGGCTTGATTCGCCATCTCGGCCTCGCCCGGGCGCACGTCGTCGGACATTCATATGGCGGCGTCACGGCGACGCAACTTTTCTTCGAGGATGCGTCAGTCGTGCATACTTTGTCGTTGCTGGAGCCCGCATTGATCTGGATGGTCCCGCAAGGGCCGGAAATGCAGGCCGGACTGGCATCTGCGATGCAGCTCTATCACGCGGGTGACAAGGCCGGCGCGATCGACAATTTCATGGCGGGCGTTGGCGGCGCGGATTATCGCGCCAAGATGGATTTCGCTTTGCCGGGCGCATACCAAAGGGCGGTCGCCGATGCTGACACCTTCTTTCAGATCGAGCTGCCGGCGCTGATGGAGTATGCGCAAACCATGTCGGCCGAGAACCTCCGCATGATCAAGATACCGGTGCTCGCGATGGTCGGTCGCCACACTGCGCCTATCTTCACGCAGATTCACGACAAAGTGCTCGCGACGATCGTGCAGTCGGAACCGATCGACATCCCCGGCGCTGGTCATATGCTCCAGATGGAGAATCCAACCGCGGTCGCTGAAGGCCTCGCGGAATTTTTCGGCAATCACCCGATGACGTGA